The window TCATAGCCCAGGAACATCGTCGAGAAGCTCTCGATATCCTGCAGCTTCTGCGTGGCGAGGATCGCCATGGAATAGGCGATGAACCATTCGCCCGCGCGCATCGTCAGCAGCGCACCCGAAGTCGCCCAACTGGTCGCCAGCGCCATCAGCGCGGCCATCGCGAAGATGGCGAGGACCGGGCGGTAGCTGGTCGCCTTGGGATCGCGCACCGGTTTGCCCAGGAACCGGCGCAGGTCGTCATGACCGCCGATCCGCTCGCCGTTGATGAAGGTCTGCGGCGTGGTTTTCACGTCGTGCTCGCGCTTGAAGGCGTCCACCTCGTCGCGGTTGCGCAGCCAGTGGTCCTCGACCGCATAGCCCTGTTTTTCGAGCAGGTACTTCGCCCGCAGACCCCAGGGGCAGACGTGCTTGTCGAACACCATGCGATAGAGCCGGGCGACGGGCTTGCCCGAAGGC of the Novosphingobium sp. 9 genome contains:
- a CDS encoding MauE/DoxX family redox-associated membrane protein, coding for MTTAATSPASAAPSGKPVARLYRMVFDKHVCPWGLRAKYLLEKQGYAVEDHWLRNRDEVDAFKREHDVKTTPQTFINGERIGGHDDLRRFLGKPVRDPKATSYRPVLAIFAMAALMALATSWATSGALLTMRAGEWFIAYSMAILATQKLQDIESFSTMFLGYDLLARRWVPYAKIYPFAEALAAVLMISGALTFVAAPIALVIGGIGAVSVFYAVYIQKRELKCACVGGSSNVPLGFVSLTENVMMVAMALWMLLK